Genomic segment of Rhodococcus sp. W8901:
GACGTCACTGCCCGAGTCGCAGCGGCCGAAGCTGATCGCGCGCAAGACCGACGACGGCTACAGCCTCACGGTCTATGTTCAGGACAGCGATCCCGACGGCGTCGAGACGCCGTTCTTCGAGCTGTGACCAGGAGCATTTCGTGACCCACACCCGCGGTGAACTGTTCGATCCCCTCTTCGGCGCCGGCGGCGAGCCCGCTCTCGCCGAGGAGATCTCGGACCACGCCTGGGTTGTGGCGCTGCTCCAGGTCGAGGCCGCCCTGACCCGGGCGGCCGCGACCGTCGGACTGGTGTCGGCCGAGCACGCGGCGACGGTCACCTCCGTCGCCGCGGCGCTCGGCGCGCCGGACGGGATCGACATCGCCGACCTCGGCCGCAGATCCGCCGCCGGCGGCAATCCCGTGATCCCACTGGTCCGCCTCCTCCGGGCGGCCTGTGCCGCCGAGGGGGTTCCGGCCTCGGCCGTGCACGTGGGCGCCACCAGCCAGGACGTCATGGACTCGGCGCTGATGCTGTTGTCGCGCAGGGCGGGCCGTCGGGTGCTCGCCGATCTGCAGGCGGCGGCGAACGCCGGTGCCGAACTCGCGCGAGCGCACCGCGACACACCGATGGTGGCGCGCACGCTCGGGCAGCAAGCCCTGCCGACCACGTTCGGCGCGCTCGCGGTGTCCTGGTTCACCGGCCTCGACGACGCGACCGCGCAGCTCGAGCGCGCCCTGTCCGCGCTGCCCGTCCAGTTCGGCGGTGCGGCGGGCACTCTCGCGGCCGTCCACCCCCACGGTCTCGCGATGGCCGAGGCCCTCGCGGACGAACTGGGCCTGGCGCAGCAGGTCGTTCCGTGGCACACCACCCGGACCCCGATCGCTGCCCTGGCGTCCGCGCTCGGCGTCGCCGCGGGAGCGATCTCCAAGCCCGCCACCGATATCACCGCGATGGCCTCGACCGAGTTCGGCGAGGTCGCCGAGGACGCACCGGGAGGCTCGTCGGCCATGCCGCACAAGCAGAACCCGGTCGCCGCGATCACGGCTCGCGCCGCCGCCCGGCGGGTGCCGGGACTGGTCGCGACGGTCCTGTCGTCCATGGACCACGAGTTCGCGCGGGCCGCGGGCGCGTGGCACGCCGAATGGGAGACGCTCACCGATCTGCTGCGCCTCACCGGCGGGGCGGCGCACCGGCTGGCCGCGAGCCTCGGCGGACTACGCGTCCACGGCGACGCGATGGCACACAACCTCGATATCACCGGCGGGCTCATCCTCGCCGAACGGGTCACCGGAGCACTGTCCGCGCACACCGACTCGGCGCGCGACATCGTCACCGCCGCAGCGGCTTCCGGAGTCCCGCTCGACCGGGCGCCCCAGATCACGGCCCACCTGTCCGCCGACGAACTGCGCGACCTGCTGGATCCGTCGAACTACCTCGGCCACGCCGGCGACCTCGTCGACCGTGCGCTCGCCGCCCGGACCACACAGACCGACCGAACCTTCGGAGGACTCGTATGACCCAGGACGGGCCCTGCGCCCTGCACTACGAACTACACGGCGACCCCGCCGCCCCGCCGGTCCTGCTGCTCGGTTCGCTGGGCTCGGACCTGCACATGTGGGATCCCCAGATCCGTGCGCTGTCGAGCCGCGCCCACGTGATCGCGGTCGACCACCGCGGCCACGGCGGCTCCCCCGCTCCCGCGGGCCCGTACACGATGGCCGATCTCGGCGGCGACGTCATCGCACTGCTCGACACGCTCGGCCTGGACGCGGTGCACTTCGTGGGCCTGTCCCTCGGCGGGGCCGTCGGACAGTGGCTGGCGGCGCACCACCCGCAGCGCGTACAGACGCTCACGGTGATGTGCACGGCCGCGCAGTTCGCCCCGGCCCAGCCGTGGCTCGATCGCGCGGCCGCCGTCCGCGCCGACGGCGTCGCATCCATCGCCGAGTCCGTCGTCGGACGCTGGTTCACCCCCGAACTGGCGCAGCGTGATCCGGAGCTCGTGTCCCGCCACGTCACGATGGTCTCCGGTACCACGAACGAGGGCTACGCCGCGTGCTGCGAGGCGCTGTCCTCGTGGGACGGCCGCGCCGACCTCGCCCGGATCGTCGCGCCCACGCTCGTGATCGCCGCGGAGCAGGACGGCCCGACGCCGCCGTCGGCGCTGCAGTCGATCGCCGACGGCACCGCCGGTGCCGAACTCCACGTCGTGTCCCCCGGCGCGCATCTCGCGAACGTCGAGCAGGCCGGCGCCGTGACCCGGCTGATCGAGGCGCACGTCGCGGGCTCGACGCCGGTGGGTGTGGCCCGCCGCGCGGTGCACGACGTCGGAATGTCGGTGCGCCGCTCGGTCCTCGGCGACGCGCACGTGGACCGCGCGATCGCGGGCAGCACCGCGTTCACCGACCCGTTCCAGGACTTCATCACCCGCACCGCGTGGGGCGACATCTGGGCCCGCGACGGCCTCGACCACCCCACCCGCCGCCTGCTGACGATGGCGATCCTCACCGCGGTCGGCAACGAACACGAACTCGACATGCACATCCGGGCCGCGCTGCGCGCGGGCATGGACCCGGACCTGCTCGTGGAAGTATTCCTCCATACCGCGGTGTACGCGGGTGTGCCGAACAGCAACCGGGCCTTCGCGCTCGGCAAGCAGGCCCTCGCCGACCTGGCGGGTGCCACCGAGGGGAGTACCTGACAGTGAGCAACTCGAGCGGGAGCAACTCGAGCGGGAGCAACTCGAGCGCGACCGAACCGACCGCGGCCTCGACGGATTACGTGCAGTCGCTCGCACGCGGCCTGTCCGTCATCCGGGCGTTCGACGCCGAGAACCCGCAGCGCACGCTCAGCGACGTCGCCCGGGCCACCGATCTCACCCGCGCGACGGCCCGTCGGTTCCTGCTCACCCTGGTCGAACTCGGCTACGTCCGCACCGACGGCTCGGTGTTCTGGCTGACCCCCCGGGTCCTCGAACTCGGCTACAGCTACCTGTCGAGCCTGTCTCTGCCCGACATCGCCCGACCGCACCTCGAATCGCTGTCGAACCAGGTCCACGAGTCGACGTCGGTGTCGATCCTCGACGACGGCGACGTCGTGTACGTCGCGCGCCGGCCGGTCAGCCGCATCATGACGGTGTCCATCACGATCGGGACCCGGTTCCCCGCGTTCGCGACGTCGATGGGCCGCGTCCTGTTGGCCGGGCTCGAACCCGCCGACCTCGACGCCTACCTGGACCGCGTCGACCTGACCCCGCTCACCGGCCGCACCATCGCCACCCCCGATGCGTTGCGCGCCGAACTCGACAAGATCCGGGCCGACGGCTACTGCGTGGTCGACCAGGAACTCGAGGAGGGCCTGCGTTCCCTCGCCGCACCGATCCGCGATCGGTCGGGCGCCGTGGTCGCCGCAGTGAACATCTCGACGCAGGCCGCGCGCTACTCGACCGAGGCGGTGTACGCCACGCTCGTCCCCGCCGCCGTCGCGACCGCAGAGGCCATCTCGGCCGACCTCGCCCGCACCCAGACTCAATCATCACCGCACCAAGGAAAACGACATGTCTGACGCAGTCATCTGCGAACCGCTCCGCACCCCCGTCGGCCGCTTCGGCGGCGTCTTCCGCGACGTCCCCCCCGAGGATCTCGCGGCCACCGTCATCACCGAACTGGTCACCCGCACCGGCATCTCCGGTGCCGACATCGACGACGTGATCCTCGGCCAGGCCTCCCCCGGAGGCGAGGCCCCGGCCATCGGCCGCATCGCGGCCCTCAATGCCGGACTGGGCGTGGACGTTCCGGGTCTGCAGGTGGACCGCCGCTGCGGCTCCGGCCTGCAGGCGATCATCCAGGCCGTGATGCAGGTGCAGTCCGGCGGCAGCGACCTCGTCCTCGCCGGCGGCGTCGAGTCGATGAGCCAGGCCGAGTTCTACGCCACCGGCATGCGGTACGGCGTCCGCGGCGAATCCCTCGCCCTCAACGACCGCCTCGCCCGCGCCCGCGTCACCGCCGGCGGCCGCAACTACCCGGTGCCCGGCGGCATGATCGAGACCGCCGAGAACCTGCGCGCCGAGTTCTCCATCAGCCGCGAGGACCAGGACGCCCTCGCCGTCCAGTCGCACCAGCGCGCCGTCGCCGCGCAGCGCGGCGGCATCTTCGCGCAGGAGATCGTCCCCGTGTCGGTGCCGCAGCGCAAGGGCGATCCGCTGGTCGTCGACACCGACGAGCACCCGCGCGCCGACACCAGCGTCGAGTCGCTCGCGAAGCTGCGCCCGATCCGCGGCAAGGTCGACCCCCAGTCCACCGTCACCGCCGGCAACGCCAGCGGCCAGAACGACGGCGCCGCCATCGCCATCGTCACCACGCCGGAGAAGGCGAACGCCCTCGGCCTGCGTCCGCTCGCCCGGCTCGCCAGCTGGGCCGTCGCCGGTGTGCCGCCGCGCACAATGGGCATCGGCCCGGTGCCGTCCACCGAGAAGGCCCTCTCGCGGCTCGGTCTGTCGCTGGCCGACATGGGCGTCATCGAACTCAACGAGGCGTTCGCCGCACAGGCTCTCGCGGTGACCCGCACGTGGGGTCTCGAGCCCGACGACCCGCGCCTCAACCCCAACGGCTCCGGCATCTCGCTGGGCCACCCCGTCGGCGCCACCGGCGCCCGCATCCTCGCGACACTGCTGCGCGAGATGGACCGTCGCGAGGCCCGCTACGGCCTCGAGACCATGTGCATCGGCGGCGGCCAGGGCCTGGCCGCGGTGTTCGAGCGCCTGGACTGACCCGAGCCTGACCCGAACCTGACCCGAGTACGACCTGACTACGACAAGGGCCGGTTCCACCGAATCATTCGGTGGAACCGGCCCTTTCGCGTATGTCAGCCCGCAGTCGCGGCCTTCACGATGTCGTGCATCTCGGCGATCGCCCGCGCGCAGTCGTTCCGCGTGTAGGCCAGCAGTTCGACGTCGGCGGCGGCCGGCTCGTACGAGATGACGTTGCCGCGGCCCTGCACGATGAAGCTGTCGGGCAGCAGCGGATGCTCCTCGTCGCGCTCCTCGATGACCCGGTCGCCACCGGCGGCGTCGACGAGCAACTGGAAGTACTCACGGAAGGTGAGGTTCTGGTCGCCGATCAGGTACGCCTTGCCCGACTCGGCGCGCTGCAGCGCACCCCAGATCGCCTCGGCCAGCGAGCCCGCCGACAGATAGTTGGTGCCGCCCGCGGGCGCGAAGTCCGGAATCTGCGGCTCGTTGCCGGCCGCCCACGAGAACAGCTTGCGGTAGCGCTTGGCCGACACCCCGCTGATCGCGCCGAGGATCGACGGCGGGTTCAGGGTCGAGACGTTGAAGTTGTCGTCAGCCAGCGCGCGGGCGCCCTCGTCGGCCGCCTGGCGCGCCGCGACGTACGGCATCGTCTCGGCGTACTCCGGCCGCAGGTGGTGGTAGTAGCTGCCCACCTGGACGAACCGGGCGACGCCGGCCTCCTTGGCCAACGCGGCGAACCGCGGCACGCCGCCGGTCTGGGTCTTCTCCCAGAACTCGGCCTCGGCAGCGGCATCTGCGACCCGACCCATGTGCCGGATGTCCTGGCCCGCCGCGAAGACGATGCCCTCGAACGGCGCCAACTGCGCGGCGGTGAAGGTCTGTTCGGTGTAGTCGCCGAGCAGCACCGGGAACTCGCGCACCGGTGAGTCGTCAGCCAGCGGGTTGCGCGCGGCGACGGTGACGTCGTTGCCCTGCTCGCGGAGGTGAAGTGCCGCGTGGGCACCGATCATGCCGGTGCCGCCGACGATCAGGATCTTCATGGAAAGCCTCTTCTGTAGGTGCGGTGCTGCAATTTCCGAACCTACGGAACGTCGACTCCACCACATCACGGCTTTCCCGGACAGCGAGAAATGCGCCGCCCCGGGTTTCGGGGCGGCGCATCGCTGCCGTGCGAATCAGCCCAGCGGGGTGCCCACGTAGTTCTCGGCGATCAGCGTGCGACCGGCGACCGAGCGGGTCACCATGTCGAGCTCGGCGACCTGACGCTTGTGGTCGAAGCCGGACGCGTCGGGCAGGCGGTGCAGCATCGAGGACATCCACCACGAGAAGTGCTGCGTGCGCCAGATCCGCGGCAGCACCGTCTCGGTGTAGCGGTCGATCCGGCCGCGGTTGCCGGTCTCGAAGAACTCGGCCATGCCCTTCGACAGCTCGTACACGTCGGCGACGGCGAGGTTGAGGCCCTTGGCACCGGTCGGCGGCACGGTGTGGGCGGCGTCGCCCGCGAGGAACAGGTTGCCGTGCTGCATCGGCTCGCACACGAAGCTGCGGAACTGCAGGATCGACTTCTCGAAGATCTTGCCGTCCTTGATCTCCGCACCCTCACCGTCGACGCGGGCGTGCAACTCCGACCAGATGCGGTCGTCGGACCAGTTGTCCACCGAATCGTCCGGATCCACCTGGAGGTAGTGGCGCTGGACCTCCTGGGTGCGGGTGCTGATGAGCGCGAATCCGCGCGGGTGGTTGGCGTAGATCAGTTCCTCGGACGACGGCGGCGCCTCGGCGAGGATGCCGAACCACGCGAACGGGTACTGGCGGAAGTGGTCCTGGCGGATGGACGGCTCGGGGATCAGCTTGCGGGTCTTGGTGCGCGAGCCGTCGCAGCCGCCGACGAGCGCACACCCGAGCTTCTGCTCACTGCCGTCCGCGTCGGTGTAGGTGATGTACGGGTTGTCGGTGGTGTGGTCGTGGACCTCGACGTCGGAGACGCCGAACCGGATTTCGCCCCCGTCCGCGATGCGCTTGGCGATGAGGTCCTTGAGGACCTCGTGCTGCGGGTAGACCGTGACCGCGCGTCCGTCGGTGAGTTCGTCGAACGCGATCCGGTGGCCGCGGCCGCCGAAGCGCAGTTCGATGCCGTGGTGCTCGAGGCCCTCGGCCTTCAGCCGGTCGCCGAGACCGGTCGCGGTCATCAGGTCGACGGTGTTCTGCTCGAGCACACCGGCACGGATGGTGCCCTCCACCTCTTCCCGGGTGCGCGCCTCGAGAACGACGGACTCGATGCCGCGAAGGTGCAGGAGGTGGGACAGCATCAGTCCGGCCGGGCCGGCGCCGACGATGCCGACCTGAGTGCTCGAGTGGGTCATACGGTTACTCCTCGGTAGATCGTGATGGCCACCACTGTTCCCGCGGCCGATCCGTTGCAACACCTCGACTTTCACTCAGTGAAAGACCAATCCCATGGGGTCGGAGAGATCTCGGTCACGCCAGGCCGCGGGAGACGCCTCGCGCGGCGGCCCGCAACGCGGGGATGAGAGGGGTCGGATCCGCCGACGCGGCCACCACGACGGAGATCGACGCGGCCACCTCCCCGCCGGCCCTGAAGACCGGAGCGGCGACCGCGAGCGTGCCGATGTTGAGGTGCTCGCGGCACACGATGAAACCCTTGCGGCGGATCTGATCGAGGGTGGATCGCAGTCGATGCTCGGTGGTGATGGTGTTGGGCGTGAATCGCTCGAGCCCGGCAGCGAGCACCTCACCGAGGAGTTCCGTCCCACCGTGCGCGAGCAGAACCAGCCCGCCACTCGATGCGTGCAGCGGCAGCCGACCGCCCGCGCGCCCGACCACAGCGACCGCCCCACGTGCGGAAAGTCGCTCGATATAGAGCGCCTCGAGGCCCTCGCGGACGATCAGTTGGACGTTCTCGTGCGTGGCCTCGTAGAGGTCCTCGAGGTAGGGCATCGCCACCTGCCGGAGCCCGTGCGCCCTGGGCGCGAGGGCGCCGATCTCCCACAACCGGACACCGATCTCGTAGCTGCCGTCGGCAGCGCGTTCGAGCGCGCCGTTGTCCGCCAATTGGATGCACAACCGGTGCACGGTCGGCAACGGCAGACCGGTTCGCCGACTCAGGTCGGACTGCGTCATCCGCGGTCGATCCACAGAGAAGGAATTCAGTATTCGGAACGCCCGACCGAGCATGCTGCGGTCGATCTCGCCTTCGTCGATCACCTGTCCAGTGTGGCCGGACCACACGCCGACGGGGCCACCAACCCACCGGTTCGTGGCTTGACATTCACATGTGACCCACCAAACAATGGCCGAGTTCTGAAATTGAACGGTGGTTCGTATTGCGAACACCTTGGCTTCTGGAGATCGAATGAGCACCATCGAACGACCCGCGACACGCGGTCGCGCCGCGATGTGGGTCGCCCCACTGTGTTGGATCGCCGTCCTTCTCGACGGATTCGATCTCGTGGTCCTGGGTGCAGTCATCCCCTCACTGCGCGAGTACGGCGACTGGAACCTGAGCACGAGCGCGATCACGACAATCTCGACGTTCGGGCTCGTCGGCATGACGATCGGCGCGCTCGTCATCGGCACCCTCACCGACGTCATCGGACGGCGCCGGGCACTGATCTACGCCGTCGCGGCGTTCTCGATCCTGACCCTGCTGTGCGCGGTCGCCCCGAATCCGTTCATCTTCGGTCTGCTCCGCTTCCTCGCGGGCGTCGGACTGGGTGGCGCACTGCCGACCGCCCTGGCACTGGTCAACGAGTTCTCCAAGAAGCAGGGTGGCGGATCCGCGTCCACGATGCTGATGACCGGGTACCACGTCGGCGCCGTCGCCACCGCGGCCCTGGCCCTCGTGCTCATCGACCCGTTCGGCTGGCACTCGATGTTTGTCGTCGGCGCGGCACCGGCCATCGTGCTGATCCCGCTGATGATCAAGTACCTGCCGGAGTCGCCCTCGTACCTGCTGTCCAAGGGCCGCCGCGAGGAAGCTGAGGCCATCGCGGCACAGTACGGTCTCGCGCTCGAGGCCGCGACGGCCGCCGACGCGCCCGTCGCCACGGCCACCGATCCCGTGAAGACGCTCTTCTCGCCCAAGTTCCTGCGGAACAGCATCGCCATCTGGGTCACGTCGTTCATGGGTCTGCTGCTGGTGTACGGCCTCAACACCTGGCTGCCGACGATCATGCGTGAGGCCGGCTACGAGCTGGGCGCGGCCCTGACCTTCCTGCTGATCCTCAACGCCGGCGCCGTCGTCGGCCTGCTCATCGCGGGCCGCGTCGCCGACAAGGTCGGCCCCCGCACCGCGGCCATCGTGTGGTTCACCGGCGCTGCCATCTTCCTCGCGCTGCTCAGCATCGACGTCGCCGGCGGCATCTACGTGATGGTGTTCCTGGCCGGCTGCTTCGTGTTCAGCGCCCAGGTTCTCGTGTACGCCTTCACCAGCGCCAACCATCCCGCGAACATCCGCGCGACCGCGCTGGGCTGGTCGGCCGGCGTCGGACGCGTCGGCGCGATCTGCGGCCCGATCCTCGGCGGCGCGCTGCTCGGCGCCGGATACGCGGTGCCGTGGGGCTTCTACGCCTTCGCGTTGGTCGGCCTGATCGGCCTGGTTGCGATCTCCTCGACCCGCAACCTCGGTACCGACTGACGGACCTGACATGAGAGAAGGCCGACCGGGATTCCCGGTCGGCCTTCTCTCGTCGGTCGGTATCCGCTAGCGAATGGGCGCGAGCGCGGGCCGCTTGGCGCTGACGCCGTCGCCCGACGACGTGCCACGGACGCGCCGGCCGATCCACGGAATCAGGAATCCCCTGGTCCACTCGAGATCGGCGCGACGCTGGGAGGCCTTGTCGGTGGGCAGATCGGGACCCAGCGGATCCATCACGATGTGGTGCTCGACGCCGAGCGTCTCGAGCACCCGGATCGCCATGTTCTGGTGGCCCGGCGTGGACATGTGCAGCCGGTCCCAGTCCCACATCCGCAGATCCTGGTACTCGTCGAAGCGCCAGAAGTCGACGAGCTTCGCGCCGTGCCGATCCGCGACCTCACGGACCAGCTCGTTGTAGACGGCCGAGCGGCCACGGATCTTCGAGAACACCGCAGACCAGCCCGCGTCGTACGCAGTCCACACCAGCACGGTCGCGCCGGTCGCGGTCAGCTTGCCGATCGCGTCGTCGTACCGCGCGACGAGGGCGTCGAGGT
This window contains:
- the pcaB gene encoding 3-carboxy-cis,cis-muconate cycloisomerase, whose amino-acid sequence is MTHTRGELFDPLFGAGGEPALAEEISDHAWVVALLQVEAALTRAAATVGLVSAEHAATVTSVAAALGAPDGIDIADLGRRSAAGGNPVIPLVRLLRAACAAEGVPASAVHVGATSQDVMDSALMLLSRRAGRRVLADLQAAANAGAELARAHRDTPMVARTLGQQALPTTFGALAVSWFTGLDDATAQLERALSALPVQFGGAAGTLAAVHPHGLAMAEALADELGLAQQVVPWHTTRTPIAALASALGVAAGAISKPATDITAMASTEFGEVAEDAPGGSSAMPHKQNPVAAITARAAARRVPGLVATVLSSMDHEFARAAGAWHAEWETLTDLLRLTGGAAHRLAASLGGLRVHGDAMAHNLDITGGLILAERVTGALSAHTDSARDIVTAAAASGVPLDRAPQITAHLSADELRDLLDPSNYLGHAGDLVDRALAARTTQTDRTFGGLV
- the pcaDC gene encoding bifunctional 3-oxoadipate enol-lactonase/4-carboxymuconolactone decarboxylase PcaDC, with translation MTQDGPCALHYELHGDPAAPPVLLLGSLGSDLHMWDPQIRALSSRAHVIAVDHRGHGGSPAPAGPYTMADLGGDVIALLDTLGLDAVHFVGLSLGGAVGQWLAAHHPQRVQTLTVMCTAAQFAPAQPWLDRAAAVRADGVASIAESVVGRWFTPELAQRDPELVSRHVTMVSGTTNEGYAACCEALSSWDGRADLARIVAPTLVIAAEQDGPTPPSALQSIADGTAGAELHVVSPGAHLANVEQAGAVTRLIEAHVAGSTPVGVARRAVHDVGMSVRRSVLGDAHVDRAIAGSTAFTDPFQDFITRTAWGDIWARDGLDHPTRRLLTMAILTAVGNEHELDMHIRAALRAGMDPDLLVEVFLHTAVYAGVPNSNRAFALGKQALADLAGATEGST
- a CDS encoding IclR family transcriptional regulator domain-containing protein, with protein sequence MQSLARGLSVIRAFDAENPQRTLSDVARATDLTRATARRFLLTLVELGYVRTDGSVFWLTPRVLELGYSYLSSLSLPDIARPHLESLSNQVHESTSVSILDDGDVVYVARRPVSRIMTVSITIGTRFPAFATSMGRVLLAGLEPADLDAYLDRVDLTPLTGRTIATPDALRAELDKIRADGYCVVDQELEEGLRSLAAPIRDRSGAVVAAVNISTQAARYSTEAVYATLVPAAVATAEAISADLARTQTQSSPHQGKRHV
- a CDS encoding acetyl-CoA C-acetyltransferase, whose translation is MSDAVICEPLRTPVGRFGGVFRDVPPEDLAATVITELVTRTGISGADIDDVILGQASPGGEAPAIGRIAALNAGLGVDVPGLQVDRRCGSGLQAIIQAVMQVQSGGSDLVLAGGVESMSQAEFYATGMRYGVRGESLALNDRLARARVTAGGRNYPVPGGMIETAENLRAEFSISREDQDALAVQSHQRAVAAQRGGIFAQEIVPVSVPQRKGDPLVVDTDEHPRADTSVESLAKLRPIRGKVDPQSTVTAGNASGQNDGAAIAIVTTPEKANALGLRPLARLASWAVAGVPPRTMGIGPVPSTEKALSRLGLSLADMGVIELNEAFAAQALAVTRTWGLEPDDPRLNPNGSGISLGHPVGATGARILATLLREMDRREARYGLETMCIGGGQGLAAVFERLD
- a CDS encoding NAD-dependent epimerase/dehydratase family protein, with amino-acid sequence MKILIVGGTGMIGAHAALHLREQGNDVTVAARNPLADDSPVREFPVLLGDYTEQTFTAAQLAPFEGIVFAAGQDIRHMGRVADAAAEAEFWEKTQTGGVPRFAALAKEAGVARFVQVGSYYHHLRPEYAETMPYVAARQAADEGARALADDNFNVSTLNPPSILGAISGVSAKRYRKLFSWAAGNEPQIPDFAPAGGTNYLSAGSLAEAIWGALQRAESGKAYLIGDQNLTFREYFQLLVDAAGGDRVIEERDEEHPLLPDSFIVQGRGNVISYEPAAADVELLAYTRNDCARAIAEMHDIVKAATAG
- a CDS encoding 4-hydroxybenzoate 3-monooxygenase — translated: MTHSSTQVGIVGAGPAGLMLSHLLHLRGIESVVLEARTREEVEGTIRAGVLEQNTVDLMTATGLGDRLKAEGLEHHGIELRFGGRGHRIAFDELTDGRAVTVYPQHEVLKDLIAKRIADGGEIRFGVSDVEVHDHTTDNPYITYTDADGSEQKLGCALVGGCDGSRTKTRKLIPEPSIRQDHFRQYPFAWFGILAEAPPSSEELIYANHPRGFALISTRTQEVQRHYLQVDPDDSVDNWSDDRIWSELHARVDGEGAEIKDGKIFEKSILQFRSFVCEPMQHGNLFLAGDAAHTVPPTGAKGLNLAVADVYELSKGMAEFFETGNRGRIDRYTETVLPRIWRTQHFSWWMSSMLHRLPDASGFDHKRQVAELDMVTRSVAGRTLIAENYVGTPLG
- a CDS encoding IclR family transcriptional regulator; translated protein: MLGRAFRILNSFSVDRPRMTQSDLSRRTGLPLPTVHRLCIQLADNGALERAADGSYEIGVRLWEIGALAPRAHGLRQVAMPYLEDLYEATHENVQLIVREGLEALYIERLSARGAVAVVGRAGGRLPLHASSGGLVLLAHGGTELLGEVLAAGLERFTPNTITTEHRLRSTLDQIRRKGFIVCREHLNIGTLAVAAPVFRAGGEVAASISVVVAASADPTPLIPALRAAARGVSRGLA
- a CDS encoding MFS transporter, encoding MSTIERPATRGRAAMWVAPLCWIAVLLDGFDLVVLGAVIPSLREYGDWNLSTSAITTISTFGLVGMTIGALVIGTLTDVIGRRRALIYAVAAFSILTLLCAVAPNPFIFGLLRFLAGVGLGGALPTALALVNEFSKKQGGGSASTMLMTGYHVGAVATAALALVLIDPFGWHSMFVVGAAPAIVLIPLMIKYLPESPSYLLSKGRREEAEAIAAQYGLALEAATAADAPVATATDPVKTLFSPKFLRNSIAIWVTSFMGLLLVYGLNTWLPTIMREAGYELGAALTFLLILNAGAVVGLLIAGRVADKVGPRTAAIVWFTGAAIFLALLSIDVAGGIYVMVFLAGCFVFSAQVLVYAFTSANHPANIRATALGWSAGVGRVGAICGPILGGALLGAGYAVPWGFYAFALVGLIGLVAISSTRNLGTD
- a CDS encoding SGNH/GDSL hydrolase family protein; the protein is MMSQEPVFHRYVALGDSFTEGVGDPDATRPNGLRGWADRVAEELARRSADFGYANLAIRGRLLGPIVDEQLDAAVALEPDLVTIYAGGNDLMRPKIDLDALVARYDDAIGKLTATGATVLVWTAYDAGWSAVFSKIRGRSAVYNELVREVADRHGAKLVDFWRFDEYQDLRMWDWDRLHMSTPGHQNMAIRVLETLGVEHHIVMDPLGPDLPTDKASQRRADLEWTRGFLIPWIGRRVRGTSSGDGVSAKRPALAPIR